In Streptomyces liangshanensis, the DNA window GCGCCGCTCGCCGCGCTCGCGAAGACGCTGACGCGGGTCTTCTTCCACGACGGTACGTATTCGAGCTTCCGGGGCCGTACGCACGGCCGTCCCGTGGACCTGACGCGGACCCCGGCGCACCGCTTCCTCGGGTACGCGCAGACCCACGACCAGATCGGCAACCGCGCGCTCGGGGACCGGCTGTCCGCCACGCTCTCCCCCGGACTGCTGGCGTGCGCCGCCGCGTTGGTGCTGACGGGGCCGCACACGCCGATGCTGTTCATGGGCGAGGAGTGGGGGGCGCGCACGCCGTGGCAGTTCTTCACCGACCACCCGGACCCGGTGCTCGCGGAGGCCGTACGCAACGGCAGGCGCCGGGAGTTCGGGGCGCACGGGTGGGCGGAGGAGGACATCCCGGACCCGCAGGACCCGGCGACCCGTGACCGTTCCTGCCTGGACCGCGCGGAGTTGGCGGAGGAGCCGCACGCGCGCCTGCTGGCCTGGCACCGCGACCTGATCGCCCTGCGCCGCGGCCAGCCGGACCTGGCGGACCCGAACCTCGCGTCGGTGAAGGTCGCGTACGACGAGGAGGCGCGCTGGCTCGCGTACCGGCGGGGCGATCTGCGGATCGCGGTCAACCTCTCCCCGGGGCCGGTGGAGATCCCCCTCGGCGGCCCGGTCGCGGCCCGCGTCCTGGCCGCATGGAACCCGGTGGAACCGCCGGGCGCGGACGGCGTCCTGCGCCTGCCCGCGGAGTCGTGCGTGGTCCTGGCGGGCGGCTGAACGGGGCCCCGGGCCAAGGGGGTTCGGTACGGGCGGGTGGGCGGCGTCAGCTGCCTGAGGGCAGCGCGAAGGGGTCTTCGGGCGGGAAGCAGCCGTACTCCACCAGCGACAGCGGATCGTCGAGGACGACCTGCGTGAACTCGCCCGCCGGGCGAAGTCCGTCCGGGCGAAGTCCGTCCGGGCGAAGTCCGTCCGGGCGTACGGGAGTCGGCGCGCCGGCGTGTGCGGGTGGCGTCGTGTCCGGTGAGCCGGCCGCGAGCCCGCCGAAGCGCCCCAGGAGGGCGAACACGGCGTCATGGACGTCGCGGACGTCCTCGGCGGCGGTCTCTTCGGTGGCGTCGGGGGAGAGTTCGAGGTGGGCGGCGCGGGCGGCGGCGAGGAAGCGCTCCGGATCGGCGATCACCACGTCCTGCCGGATCCGGACACTCACCCGCATGCCGGCCGCCGGCACTGTCATCTCGTCCACCGCGTCACGGTATCCGACGGCAGAACGCCACCACCGACCCGCACCGCACCCACTCCCCTACTCCACCAACGCCATCTCCCGCGACGTGTTGTTGAAGCGGCGGCCACCGTCCTCCGTCACCGTGACGATGTCCTCGATCCGGACGCCGAAGCGGCCGGGCAGGTAGACGCCGGGCTCGATGGAGAAGCACATGCCGGGCACCATCGGCCGCTCCTCGCCCTCGATCATGTACGGCGGCTCGTGGGTGGTGACGCCGATGCCGTGGCCGGTGCGGTGGATGAAGTACTCGCCGTATCCCGCCGCGTCGATGACCGCGCGGGCGGCCCGGTCGACCTCCTGGCAGGCCACGCCGGGACGCACGGCCTCGAACCCGGCCTGCTGCGCCTCGCGGACGAGGTCGTGGACGGCCCGCTCCTCGGCGGTCGGCTCGCCGACGTGGACGGTACGGGTGGTGTCGGAGCCGTACCCGTGCTTGAGCCCGCCGAAGTCGAGGACGATCATGTCGCCCCGCTCGATGACGCGGGTGCCCGCCTCGTGATGCGGGTTGGCGCCGTTGGGGCCCGAGCCGACCACGGTGAAGTCGACCTGCGAGTGGCCGTGCCGCAGGAGGAGCGCGGCAAGGTCGGCGGCCACCTCCGTCTCCCTGCGCCCGGCGAACCGTACGCCGAGGATGTCGCCGTACGCCGCGTCGGCGGCGGCGCCCGCCGCCTCGGCCCTGGCCAGCTCCCGGGCGTCCTTGACGGCGCGGAGCATGGGCAGCGCCTCGGTGAGCGCCACGTACGACGTGCCGGGCAGGGCGTGCTGGAACGCGAGGAGGTGCATGGCCCAGGCGTTGTCGCTGACGCCGAAGCGCCCCGCGGGGTCGAGCAGGGGCGCGGTGACGGCGTACGGGTCCTTGGCGTCGGTCCAGTCGCGCAGCGTCAGCGCGGCCGCCCCCGGCGCGCGCTCCGCGTCACCGGCCTCCAGGGCCGGCACGACGAGCACGGGGTCCTGGCCGGCGGCGAGGACGAGCAGCGTCAGGCGCTCGGTGTCGGCGCCGGGCCGGTAGCCGGTGAGGTACGTGAGGTCGGGCCCGGGAGCGACGAGCAGCCCCGCCAGCCCCTCGTCGGCGGCCGACGCGACGGCGCGGGCCATCCGGACGCGGTAGTCGTCGGCGGTGAAGGGGGCGAGGGCGGGGTTGTCTTCGGTGCTGATGGCCATGCCTTCATCCTGCCGCCCGAACCTACGCGGCGCGACCCCCTGGGGTGGGGAGCCCGCCCGCCCGGGGGCGGACGGAGGTGGCCGCTCCGGGCCCGAGCCGTCGGGGCCGGTGCCCGGAGCGGTCCGTCGTGGGTCAGCTCGGGAGGGTCCAGAGCTGGTTCGGGGCGCCGAAGCAGTCCCAGATCTGGAGGCGGGTCAGGTTCGCGGAGCTGTTGCCCGTGGCGTCGAGGCACTTGCCCGACTGGGGGTTCACGACCTGGCCGTTGCCCTGCCGCTGCCACTTCTGCGCGCCGCTGCCGTTGCACGTCCACAGCTGGACCTGCGCGCCGTTGGCCGTGGAGCCCGAGGAGACGTCCAGGCACTTGCCGAGGGCGCGCAGGGTGCCGTCCGACGCGGCGGTCCAGTTCTGCGCGCCGGTGCCGTTGCAGTCGTACAGCTGGACGGCGGTGCCGTCGGCGCTGCTCGCGGCGTTGACGTCGACGCACTTGCCGCCGAAGCCACGGATCGGGCCGGTCGCCCCGGTGGGAGTCCCGCCCCCGCCGCCGTTCCCGGAGAGGACCTCCAGCGTCACGTTGAAGTGCCCCGGGTCGGGCGAGATCGCGCCGATCCGCTGGAACGCGCCGTCGGACAGGTCGATGCAGAACGGCGCGCCCGCCGTCGACGCGAAGGAGCCGCGGTCGTTGATGCGGACCGTCACGGAGGCGTTGTTGGCGACGTTGGTGACCTTGACCATCGTGCCGAAGGGGAGCTGCGGGTTGAGGCTCAGCGACGTGGCGGCCGTCAAGGCGTTCATGTCGAAGATCTCGCCGCTCGCGGTGAACGAGCCGGGGGGTATCTCGGCGCCGTAGTGGGTCGCCCAGCACGTCGCGGCGGCGACGGCCGCGGGCTGTGCGGTGCGCGCGGCCGCGCCCGTCGTGGTGGGTGCGGCGGTGGTCGCCGCGGCGGCCGGTGCCGTGGCGGCGACGGCCGGTCCGCACACCACCAGCAGGGACACGAGCGCGCCCGCGACGCGGCGGACCGTACGACCGGGTCTCCGGCCCTTGATGACTCTCGACATGCGCAAGCCCATCACTACCTCTCGCTCGACTCCGGAACCGTGGGGGCGGAGTCCTGTTCCAGAACGCGTGGTGCGTGCCGAGACGATCTTGCGCACCTGACATGCTCACGAAACACAGCGAGCGGGGAAACGCTTGAGTATTCACGTACCAGCTGCCGAGAGGACTGGAATCCTTCCCTCCGGGCGCACTTGACCGGCGGAACGCCCGGTAGGGCGGCCGGCGAGGACGCCGGGCAGAGGCCCCCGGTCAGCCCGGCGGGTCCTGCTCGACCAGCCGCTCCAGCAGCGCCTCGAAGTCGTCGCCGACGACGATCCGCAGCCCCTCGCCGTCCTCGTCCTCCTCGCTGAGCTGCGTGAGGGTGCCGCCGCGCCACCAGTAGACGTACGGACTGATCGCCCCGGGCGTGTCCTCGAAACCCGAGGCCGCGAACGACGCCATCGCGTTGAGGGTGGGGATCATCGTGGCGTCGCGGATGACGTGGAAGGCGAGCTGGTGCCGGAAGGGCATCGCGACCAGCGCGCCGTCCAGGCCGATCGGCCGGCCCGTGACGCGCCGCACGAGCGAGTCCAGCGCGAGGACCCGGCTGGCCGTGTAGAACGAGTCGCCGAGGACCACCTCGAACCGCATCCCGTCCGCGTCCTTGACCGTCTCGCGCTTCTCCACCGGCAGCTCACGCAGATTCCGCAGCGCCTGCTCCCGCAGCCACGCGACCTCGCCCAGCGGCTCCAGCGCCTCGTCCGTGAGCATCATGACGCTCTCCGGGAGGTCCAGGGCCAGCACCTCGTACAGCCCCGGGGCGACGGACCGCGCGTACGCGAACGTCTGCGGGTCCAGGCCCTCGGCGCTGATGACCCGCGGGTAGAGCTGGGCGCGGATCTGCTCGGGCGGCAGGGTGTCGAGGGCGGAGGGGCCGTCCATCGTACGCAGCACCATCCCCGCGTGCTGGCGGGCCAGCTCGCCCCAGACGCGCGGACCCCGGTCGTCGTTGTGGCAGACCGCCGCGAGGTTGCCGAGCCCGAACTGCCGCCCGGAACTGTCCGTCACCACGTCGACGTAGACCGTGACCTCCAGGCCGTGCTCCGCGAAGGCCTCGCGCACCTGGCCGCGGAACAGCGCCCCCTCGTCGACCGAGAAGAAGGAGAACGCCGGGTCGCGCGGCGTGTCCCGCCCGTCGCGCCTAGGCCCTCGCCGGAAGAACCCCACACCATCGCCTCCACCCGTGTCGGCCGCGCCCGCCCTGACCGTCGTACCGTCCGTCGCCGGGCGGATCGCCGTCCCGCAGATCATCGGCCGTCCGGTGATCGTCCAAACTACGAGCCTAGTCTTCCCACCCGACGAACAGGTCGGCGCGCCCCCGGCCCCGGGCGACCAGGCGCGCGTTGGCCTCGTCGGAGTCCCTGACCCAGCGCTCCGCGTGCGCCGGCTCCTTGCCGAAGCGGACGTGCCGGTCCACCAGGCGGCGTACGCGCTCCTCGGGGTCCAGGTCCAGGAACCACACCTCGTCCAGCAGCGGGCGCACCGGCGCCCAGGGGCCTTCGTCGTGCAGCAGGTAGTTGCCCTCCGTCACGACGAGCGGGATCTCCGGCGGTACGGCGACGCTGCCCGCGACCGGCTCCTCCAGGGCCCGGTCGAAGGCGGGCGCGTACACCACGGCCCCGGGCTCCGGGGCGCGCAGCCGCGCGAGCAGGGCCGCGTAGCCGGCGGCGTCAAAGGTGTCGGGGGCGCCCTTGCGCTCCGCGCGGCCGAGGCGCTCCAGCTCGGCCCCCGCCAGGTGGAAGCCGTCCATGGGGACGAGGACGGCGAGCCCGCCGAGACGCTCGACCAGGAGGGCCGCGAGGGTCGACTTGCCCGCGCCGGGCGGCCCCGCGATCCCGAGCAGGCGGCGCCGGCCGGGGACGGCGAGGCGGCGGGCGCGGGCGGTCAGGGCCGTGATGCCGGTGCGGGCGGGCGCGTCCATAGGGGCATTCTCCCATCCTTGCCGCTCGCACATCATACGTATAACGTACGGGCGCATGTCACACATCGCCCTGATCACCCTGGTCGTCGCCGACTACGACGAGGCCCTCGCCTTCTACACCGACAAGCTGGGCTTCGGCCTGGTCGAGGACACCGACCGGGGCGACGGCTCCCGCTGGGTCGTGGTGCGCCCGCCGGGCGCGGGAGAGGGCGCGGCCGCCCTGCTCCTGGCCCGCGCGGCCGGGGACGCGCAGCGGGCGAGCGTCGGCGCGCAGACCGGCGGCCGGGTGGGCTTCTTCCTCCACACGCGGGACTTCGCGGGCGACCACGCGAGGATGCGGGCGGCCGGGGTCCGGTTCCTGGAGGAGCCCCGGCACGAACCGTACGGCTCGGTCGCGGTCTTCGAGGACCTGTACGGCAACCGCTGGGACCTGCTCCAGCCGGCGTGAACCGGGGCCGGCCCTCCCGCGAAGCCCCGTCCGTCTCGCCATCGGCCCCCGTGCGGCGCCGAATTGAAGTAGACATTGGCGAGCACACAGCAGGCACAGCAGACACAGGAGAGCCGGCGCATGAGCCTGGCACAGTTGCACTACACGTCCGTTCCGCCGGAATCCGGCGGCTCGGGTGTCCGGTTCACGGCCGTCACCGACGGGATCGCCCGGCCGCTCGTCGAAGAGGCCGGGCAGTTGCTCGGGTACGAGCCTCCGCGCGACGCCCCCGGCCGCCCCACGGACGCCGAACTCGCCGACTTCCCGCAGGCGTTCAGCCACAGCGCCCTCTCCGACGGCGGCCGGCTGCTGGCCCGGGCGGTCTGCGTGGGAGCCGAACCGGGCGGGCGCAGGAGCGCGTTCCACGCGCACGCCGTGCTGCTGCCGCCCGGTGCGGGACTGCCGGGCGGCGCGCTGCCCATCACGGCCTGGAACTCGCCGCACTGGGCCGCCGCCACCCCGGACGGCGGTGTGCCCGAACCGCTGGACTCGCTGCCCGCCTCGGGCCTCTTCTACCGCGAGGGGCTGATCGGCTTCGCGGCGTCCCGCGCGCCGTGGCTGGCCGGGTACGTCGCCGGGCTGCGCGCGATCGCGACGCAGGAGGAGCCGGCCGACTCCCCCGAGGCGCCGCGGATCGTGCTCGTCGAGCGGCGCAGCGCGGACGTCGCGCAGTGGATCGCGCTGGCCGGGCACGTCCTGTCCGCCGCGGACGCCGCGCGGCTGACCTTCACCACGTACACCCGCCGCCCGCGCGAGGCCCCGCAGCGTGTCCTCGGGGTCCTGCCGGGCGACGCGCGGGGCCTCGCGGAGCAACCGCACCGCTACCGGGTGCTCGACTGCACCGAAGGCGCGCACCCGGACGCGGACGGCGCGCGGGACACCTGGGCCGGGACGGCGGCGCGCCTGTGGCTCGCGGGGGCGCCCGAGCTGTTCGAGGAGGCCGCCGCGCTGCCCGGAGGCCGGTTCCACCCGGGCGCGCTCGCCGCCGTGGCGCTGCGCGCGGGCGTGGACCCGGGGCCCGACGGCCGGGCGGAGGCGGCCGGTTGGGCGGGGACGCACGCGCGCGACCTGGACGACGAGCTCCTGCGGATACTCGTCGGCGCGTTGTGCGCGCCGAACGGGGAGGACCGTACGGCGGCGGAGACCCAGGCCCTCGCCGACCTCTTCGGCGCCCTCGCGAACCGCGCGCCGGACGACGTGACCGCGCCGCTCGCCGCACTCGTCCTGACGGAGGCGGTACGAGCGACCGGCACCGGGGCCCGCACCGGCGCGGGAGCCGACCCCGACGCGAAGCCGCTGACACCCCCCGGCCCCCCGGCATCCCCCGCGCCCTCCACATCCTCCGCGTCCCCCGCATCCCCCGCATCCCGCGAACTGCCCCTGCTCCCCGAACTTCAACTCCGCTCGCTGTCACCCGAGTTCAAACAGCGCCTCGGCGCCGAACTGGCCTTCGAGCTGCGCGCCGGCATCTCCGCCGGCCTCTCCACCGACCTCCCGGGCACCGGCCGGGACACCTCGCGCCCGGTCGGCCTGCTCCGGATCGCGGGCATTCTGGGCGTGGACTGCGCGGAGCTGCTGCCGGACCTCGCCGACCGGCTGGCCGGCGCGCTGCTGGCCGAACCGGAGAGCGCGTACACCCCCGCCGTACGAACCGCGCTGGAGGACCACTTCGAGCTGCGCGTCGCGTTGCTGAGCGCCCTGGACCGGCTCGCCGCCGCGGATCCGCCCGCCGCCACCCGCCTCCTGAACCGGACCACCCTCTCCCTCGACGGCGTCCAGTCGCTGCCGCACCTGCGGATGTGCGCCGAGTCCCCCGCCCCGTGGTCGGTGACCGGCCCGCCCGCGAGCGGCGCCGACCAGGACCGCGTGGCCGCCCTCGCCGGTGTCCTGCGGGCCGCGGGGGTCTCGCCGTTCGCCGAACCGCCCGTCCTGCGCACGGCTGTACGCCTGGTGTGGGCCGACGGTACGCCCACGGCGGGCGAGGCCCGCCGCATGCTCGGCGAGACCGGTTCCGACGCCCACCGCGCGGCCGGCACCTGGGCCACCCTGGTCGCCGCCGCGCTCGGCGGCCCCGGTGACGACCCGGACGCCCCGGACCTCGCGCACGACCTGCTGCGCAGCTTCCCCGAGAAGCTGGAACCGCGGGTGCGCTCGGCCCTGTTGCTCCTGGAGTTCGCCGGGGACCTGCGGGCCGGGCGGGCGCCCACCGGCTGGACCGTACGGGCCCGCCTGCTGCGCGCGGACGCCGAGCCGGTCGAACCGGGCGTGCTGGACCAGGCGTTGGGCGCGCTCGCCCGCCAACTCCTCTCCGAGGACCGGCCGAACGGTGAGCTGTACGACCTGATCCACGCCGACGACGCGGACCTCCTCGCCGCCTACGACCGGGCCGCCCGCGCGGACGCGACCCGCGAGCGGCTGCGTACCGTACCGGCGTACACGGCCGACTGCTTCATCGCCTGGAGCTCGTTCCCCGGGGCCAACCCGGCCTGGGACCGCACCCGTACCGCCCTCCTCGACAAGGTGTTGCGGCCCGCCGTACGGTCCCTGCCCGCCGAGGACCTCGCGGCGGTGGAGGAGAGCTTCGGCCGGGCCGGCCGCCACCACACCGAGGAGTTCCGCACCTGGAACCGCCCGGGAACCCTGAGCCGCCTGGGCCTAGCCCTCCGACGCCGAACGAGCTGACCCCGCACAGAACAACAAACGCCGGACGGGCACGAACCCGTCCGGCGTCTACACCGCCACCACATGAACGTCCGGTGGATCCAGCACCCCGAGACAGGCGTGGATGTCGTCCGGATCGCTGGTGAAGACCACCGCGCTGCCGTGCCGCCTGTCCGATCGCCGTACCCGAGCCTCCGGCTCCTATGGCTGAACGGCGACGGCATGGATCCC includes these proteins:
- a CDS encoding VOC family protein; its protein translation is MSHIALITLVVADYDEALAFYTDKLGFGLVEDTDRGDGSRWVVVRPPGAGEGAAALLLARAAGDAQRASVGAQTGGRVGFFLHTRDFAGDHARMRAAGVRFLEEPRHEPYGSVAVFEDLYGNRWDLLQPA
- a CDS encoding aminopeptidase P family protein, producing MAISTEDNPALAPFTADDYRVRMARAVASAADEGLAGLLVAPGPDLTYLTGYRPGADTERLTLLVLAAGQDPVLVVPALEAGDAERAPGAAALTLRDWTDAKDPYAVTAPLLDPAGRFGVSDNAWAMHLLAFQHALPGTSYVALTEALPMLRAVKDARELARAEAAGAAADAAYGDILGVRFAGRRETEVAADLAALLLRHGHSQVDFTVVGSGPNGANPHHEAGTRVIERGDMIVLDFGGLKHGYGSDTTRTVHVGEPTAEERAVHDLVREAQQAGFEAVRPGVACQEVDRAARAVIDAAGYGEYFIHRTGHGIGVTTHEPPYMIEGEERPMVPGMCFSIEPGVYLPGRFGVRIEDIVTVTEDGGRRFNNTSREMALVE
- a CDS encoding GTPase-associated protein 1-related protein → MSLAQLHYTSVPPESGGSGVRFTAVTDGIARPLVEEAGQLLGYEPPRDAPGRPTDAELADFPQAFSHSALSDGGRLLARAVCVGAEPGGRRSAFHAHAVLLPPGAGLPGGALPITAWNSPHWAAATPDGGVPEPLDSLPASGLFYREGLIGFAASRAPWLAGYVAGLRAIATQEEPADSPEAPRIVLVERRSADVAQWIALAGHVLSAADAARLTFTTYTRRPREAPQRVLGVLPGDARGLAEQPHRYRVLDCTEGAHPDADGARDTWAGTAARLWLAGAPELFEEAAALPGGRFHPGALAAVALRAGVDPGPDGRAEAAGWAGTHARDLDDELLRILVGALCAPNGEDRTAAETQALADLFGALANRAPDDVTAPLAALVLTEAVRATGTGARTGAGADPDAKPLTPPGPPASPAPSTSSASPASPASRELPLLPELQLRSLSPEFKQRLGAELAFELRAGISAGLSTDLPGTGRDTSRPVGLLRIAGILGVDCAELLPDLADRLAGALLAEPESAYTPAVRTALEDHFELRVALLSALDRLAAADPPAATRLLNRTTLSLDGVQSLPHLRMCAESPAPWSVTGPPASGADQDRVAALAGVLRAAGVSPFAEPPVLRTAVRLVWADGTPTAGEARRMLGETGSDAHRAAGTWATLVAAALGGPGDDPDAPDLAHDLLRSFPEKLEPRVRSALLLLEFAGDLRAGRAPTGWTVRARLLRADAEPVEPGVLDQALGALARQLLSEDRPNGELYDLIHADDADLLAAYDRAARADATRERLRTVPAYTADCFIAWSSFPGANPAWDRTRTALLDKVLRPAVRSLPAEDLAAVEESFGRAGRHHTEEFRTWNRPGTLSRLGLALRRRTS
- a CDS encoding ricin-type beta-trefoil lectin domain protein; its protein translation is MSRVIKGRRPGRTVRRVAGALVSLLVVCGPAVAATAPAAAATTAAPTTTGAAARTAQPAAVAAATCWATHYGAEIPPGSFTASGEIFDMNALTAATSLSLNPQLPFGTMVKVTNVANNASVTVRINDRGSFASTAGAPFCIDLSDGAFQRIGAISPDPGHFNVTLEVLSGNGGGGGTPTGATGPIRGFGGKCVDVNAASSADGTAVQLYDCNGTGAQNWTAASDGTLRALGKCLDVSSGSTANGAQVQLWTCNGSGAQKWQRQGNGQVVNPQSGKCLDATGNSSANLTRLQIWDCFGAPNQLWTLPS
- a CDS encoding nucleoside/nucleotide kinase family protein encodes the protein MDAPARTGITALTARARRLAVPGRRRLLGIAGPPGAGKSTLAALLVERLGGLAVLVPMDGFHLAGAELERLGRAERKGAPDTFDAAGYAALLARLRAPEPGAVVYAPAFDRALEEPVAGSVAVPPEIPLVVTEGNYLLHDEGPWAPVRPLLDEVWFLDLDPEERVRRLVDRHVRFGKEPAHAERWVRDSDEANARLVARGRGRADLFVGWED